Proteins from a genomic interval of Streptomyces fodineus:
- the tgmB gene encoding ATP-grasp ribosomal peptide maturase translates to MASTVLVVTALEDVTADRVIAALNEREVPVVRVDPAGIGPELAFGARIGAGAPAWTGRLVTGSREVELGEVAAVYYRRPTPYAARYQHLPAQQRDFAAAEARHGLGGVLNHLHGAIYVNHPGAVTAADFKPAQLQLAAQLRLTIPPTLVTNNVEDARKFAADHGPVIYKTFRGLPRDEDGHTGAIWAQRVDPATFDDSLTVTAHLFQAEIAKTGDVRVTVVGKKVFAQQIAAPDGALDWRRGDWDALLHAPISVPAQVEAALHSYRAAFGLVFGCFDFALTGNGDSAEDWVFIECNPNGQWGWLPDAAAITEAFADLLQNGGTP, encoded by the coding sequence ATGGCCTCCACCGTCCTGGTCGTCACCGCGCTGGAAGACGTCACCGCGGACCGCGTCATCGCCGCGCTGAACGAGCGCGAGGTGCCCGTCGTCCGCGTCGACCCGGCTGGCATCGGGCCGGAGTTGGCCTTCGGCGCCCGCATCGGCGCCGGGGCGCCGGCCTGGACCGGGCGGCTGGTCACCGGCAGCCGGGAGGTGGAACTGGGGGAGGTGGCGGCGGTGTACTACCGCCGCCCCACCCCCTACGCCGCCCGCTACCAGCACCTGCCCGCCCAGCAGCGCGACTTCGCCGCAGCCGAGGCCCGGCACGGGCTCGGCGGGGTGCTGAACCACCTGCACGGCGCCATCTACGTCAACCACCCCGGTGCGGTCACGGCCGCCGACTTCAAGCCCGCCCAGCTCCAGCTCGCCGCCCAGCTCCGCCTGACGATCCCGCCGACCCTGGTCACCAACAACGTCGAGGACGCCCGCAAGTTCGCCGCCGACCACGGCCCTGTGATCTACAAGACGTTCCGCGGGCTGCCCCGCGATGAGGACGGGCACACCGGCGCGATCTGGGCCCAGCGCGTCGACCCGGCCACCTTTGACGACTCCCTGACGGTGACCGCGCACCTGTTCCAGGCGGAGATCGCCAAGACCGGCGACGTGCGGGTCACGGTGGTCGGGAAGAAGGTGTTCGCCCAGCAGATCGCCGCCCCGGACGGTGCGCTGGACTGGCGCCGTGGCGACTGGGACGCCCTGCTCCACGCCCCCATCTCCGTCCCCGCCCAGGTCGAGGCCGCCCTGCACAGCTACAGAGCCGCCTTCGGCCTGGTCTTCGGCTGCTTCGACTTCGCCCTCACCGGCAACGGCGACAGCGCGGAGGACTGGGTGTTCATCGAGTGCAATCCGAACGGCCAGTGGGGCTGGCTGCCCGACGCAGCCGCCATCACCGAGGCGTTCGCCGACCTTCTGCAGAACGGAGGTACGCCGTGA
- a CDS encoding IS630 family transposase, with protein sequence MSRGPRAVEVVLSDEERAELLRWAGGAVAPRLAERARIVLACADGKPNTRVAAEFKVTADTVRKWRSRFAARRMAGLADEPRPGRRKSELVLSDDERAQLTRWARRAKTAQFLALRARIVLRCAEGGTNKQVAAELGVSEQSVNRWRARFVKRRLDGLVDEPRPGRPPSILLDQVEDVVVATLESAPGQDTHWSRASMAARTGLSKSTIGRIWKKFDLKPHLQDAFKLSTDPQFVAKVVDVVGLYHNPPEKAVVLCVDEKSQIQALDRSQPVLPMMPGMPERRTHDYLRHGITSLFAAFNIADGTVIGELHRRHRAVEFKKFLVTIDKAVPAGLDVHLVCDNYATHNTPEIKTWLGKHPRFHVHFTPTGSSWINQVERWFGLLTDKLIRRGVHTSVKALEEDIRAWIDSWNENPRPFTWTKTADEILKSLADYLTKLTPPATENQRET encoded by the coding sequence ATGTCTCGGGGTCCTCGTGCCGTCGAAGTTGTGCTGTCCGATGAGGAGCGCGCCGAGTTGTTGCGCTGGGCGGGCGGGGCAGTGGCGCCCCGTCTCGCCGAGCGGGCACGCATCGTCTTGGCGTGTGCGGATGGGAAGCCGAATACGCGTGTGGCGGCGGAGTTCAAGGTAACCGCGGACACGGTGAGGAAGTGGCGCTCGCGGTTTGCTGCCCGGCGGATGGCCGGGCTTGCGGATGAGCCGCGGCCGGGCCGACGCAAGTCGGAGCTGGTGCTCAGTGATGACGAACGGGCTCAGCTGACGCGTTGGGCGAGGCGCGCGAAGACCGCGCAGTTTTTGGCTCTGCGCGCGAGGATCGTGCTGCGGTGCGCGGAGGGCGGGACGAACAAGCAGGTGGCGGCCGAGCTCGGGGTGAGCGAGCAGTCGGTGAACCGCTGGCGGGCCCGGTTCGTCAAGCGGCGGCTGGACGGTCTGGTCGACGAGCCGCGGCCCGGCCGGCCGCCGTCCATCCTGCTCGACCAGGTCGAGGACGTGGTCGTCGCGACGCTGGAATCCGCCCCGGGCCAGGACACCCACTGGTCGCGGGCCTCCATGGCCGCCCGCACCGGGCTGTCGAAGTCCACCATCGGGCGGATCTGGAAGAAGTTCGACCTCAAGCCGCACCTGCAGGACGCCTTCAAGCTCTCCACCGACCCGCAGTTCGTCGCGAAGGTCGTCGACGTCGTCGGCCTGTACCACAACCCGCCGGAGAAAGCCGTGGTGTTGTGCGTGGACGAGAAGAGCCAGATTCAGGCGCTGGACCGCTCGCAGCCGGTGCTGCCGATGATGCCGGGCATGCCCGAACGGCGCACCCACGACTACCTGCGACACGGCATCACCAGCCTGTTCGCCGCCTTCAACATCGCCGACGGCACTGTCATCGGTGAACTGCACCGCCGCCACCGGGCCGTCGAGTTCAAGAAGTTTCTGGTCACGATAGACAAGGCGGTTCCTGCCGGGCTCGATGTGCACCTGGTGTGTGACAACTACGCCACCCACAACACCCCCGAGATCAAGACCTGGCTCGGCAAGCACCCCCGCTTCCATGTCCACTTCACTCCGACCGGCTCTTCCTGGATCAACCAGGTCGAGCGGTGGTTCGGCCTGCTCACCGACAAGCTCATCCGCCGAGGCGTCCACACCTCGGTGAAGGCGCTGGAGGAGGACATCAGGGCCTGGATCGACTCATGGAACGAGAACCCCCGGCCCTTCACCTGGACCAAGACCGCCGACGAGATCCTCAAATCCCTCGCCGACTACCTCACCAAGCTCACTCCGCCAGCCACCGAAAATCAGCGAGAGACTTAA
- a CDS encoding putative ATP-grasp-modified RiPP — protein MATLAPQAPWSMRLVTDRLPVGPPSYAAVTLDAATQTAVYTDAAGQVVEMGKHGTSRTTGTASMSGGGDGQNPQPQTQDDHTTDYESD, from the coding sequence ATGGCGACGCTTGCACCCCAGGCTCCGTGGTCGATGAGGCTGGTCACCGACCGGCTGCCGGTCGGCCCGCCGTCGTACGCCGCGGTGACGCTCGACGCGGCCACGCAGACCGCCGTCTACACCGACGCCGCCGGCCAGGTGGTGGAGATGGGCAAGCACGGCACGTCCAGGACCACCGGCACCGCGTCGATGTCCGGCGGCGGCGACGGGCAGAACCCGCAGCCGCAGACCCAGGACGACCACACCACCGACTACGAGTCGGACTGA
- a CDS encoding Tat pathway signal protein yields the protein MPSRSSNPHLALWVAATGLSHGEIARRVAAEAIRQGHRQIAPDATRIRRWIDGECPRPPVPALLAAVLSEVVGQPLTPGDLGLTAVGPTLDSIQLPLLTEAAAQTLAGWTQMDLFLDRRDTLKLALGAPLILAAERMLGGTARRLSRDTKGFDTDITTALEEVTAFFTKADASKGGGLYRSAIVAQLAEVARRIQDGVPPSLKARVFAATADLAALAGWVSHDCGRYATAQRYWSYGIYAASEAGEPDRGVEIVTRMSHQMIYLGHPQDALGLLGVAAAKATMPATRALVASQTGRVHAALGDEHRAEQHLGAADELVAHGLGDAPEWVAYFDAAEHAGARAVCARDLTGIGRDRRRASDHFTDALALRRPGFDRVRVMDCIGLAAALFTEGEPEQGAAAAHQALDEAARVDSTLVASRLNTLLDAARPYRTADVDEVCTRARDLAAARPTPVAA from the coding sequence ATGCCGAGCAGATCCAGCAATCCGCACCTCGCGCTGTGGGTCGCGGCCACCGGCTTGTCGCACGGCGAGATCGCCCGCAGGGTCGCTGCCGAAGCGATTCGCCAAGGTCACCGGCAGATCGCCCCGGACGCCACCCGCATCCGCCGCTGGATCGACGGCGAATGCCCCCGCCCACCCGTGCCTGCTCTGCTGGCGGCGGTGCTGTCCGAGGTGGTCGGCCAGCCGCTCACGCCGGGTGACTTGGGCCTGACGGCCGTCGGGCCCACGCTGGATAGCATCCAGCTCCCGCTGCTGACCGAAGCAGCCGCCCAGACCCTGGCCGGATGGACCCAGATGGACCTGTTCCTCGACCGCCGCGACACCCTCAAGCTCGCCCTCGGTGCCCCGCTGATCCTGGCCGCCGAGCGGATGCTGGGCGGCACCGCGCGCCGGCTCAGCCGCGACACCAAGGGCTTCGACACCGACATCACCACGGCGCTGGAGGAGGTCACCGCGTTCTTCACGAAGGCCGACGCCTCCAAGGGCGGCGGCCTGTACCGCTCCGCGATCGTCGCCCAGCTCGCCGAAGTCGCCCGCCGCATCCAGGACGGCGTCCCGCCCTCGCTGAAGGCCCGGGTCTTCGCCGCGACCGCCGACCTGGCGGCACTGGCCGGGTGGGTCAGCCACGACTGCGGCCGGTACGCCACCGCCCAGCGCTACTGGTCCTACGGCATCTACGCCGCCTCCGAGGCCGGGGAGCCGGACCGCGGGGTGGAGATCGTCACCCGCATGTCCCACCAGATGATCTACCTCGGGCACCCCCAAGACGCCCTGGGTCTCCTCGGCGTCGCCGCGGCGAAGGCCACCATGCCCGCGACCAGGGCACTGGTCGCCTCCCAGACCGGGCGGGTCCACGCGGCCCTCGGCGACGAGCACAGGGCCGAGCAGCACCTCGGCGCCGCCGACGAACTGGTGGCCCACGGCCTCGGCGACGCCCCGGAGTGGGTTGCGTACTTCGACGCCGCCGAGCACGCCGGCGCCCGCGCGGTCTGCGCCCGCGACCTCACCGGAATCGGCCGAGACCGGCGCCGCGCCAGTGATCACTTCACCGACGCGCTCGCCTTGCGCAGGCCCGGCTTCGACCGGGTGAGGGTCATGGACTGCATCGGCTTGGCCGCCGCGCTGTTCACCGAAGGCGAGCCCGAGCAGGGCGCCGCCGCGGCCCACCAGGCGCTGGACGAGGCCGCCCGGGTCGACTCCACCCTGGTCGCTTCCCGGCTCAACACGCTGCTGGACGCCGCCCGCCCGTACCGCACCGCCGACGTGGACGAGGTCTGCACCCGCGCACGGGATCTCGCGGCAGCGCGGCCGACGCCGGTTGCGGCCTGA
- a CDS encoding DUF6087 family protein — protein MGKHSRPGPPNQPSRAVPRVDAGDPLAAYNRRRRPPMDVWRRHRPLHGGGDHLRPDEPRALEEWDGFAYIPAGTADNLGAARAWANGTAPDSEAAAE, from the coding sequence ATGGGCAAGCACTCCCGACCCGGACCGCCGAACCAGCCGTCCCGTGCCGTTCCGCGCGTCGACGCTGGCGATCCGCTGGCCGCGTACAACCGGCGGCGCCGCCCGCCCATGGACGTCTGGCGCCGGCATCGCCCGCTGCATGGCGGTGGTGATCACCTCCGTCCCGACGAGCCACGGGCCCTGGAGGAGTGGGACGGTTTCGCCTACATCCCGGCCGGTACGGCCGACAACCTCGGCGCCGCGCGAGCCTGGGCTAACGGGACCGCCCCGGACTCCGAGGCCGCGGCTGAGTAG
- a CDS encoding TetR/AcrR family transcriptional regulator — MPKHVDPDARRRLVVDALFRVVVREGLHRTSLRAVADEAQLNIGSLRHYFASQQDLMRFAMQSMLDRASSRLLEHVERIGDLEGHPRPEQLQLAAGFLAELLPLDEQRRAEVTVFLDFNTAARTNPAFGDLSRQAAEGTRWLMRRVLTRLDAAGTLRPGLDLDLESERLTALLDGLSLSAVLHPEILNPRACMDVLLAHLGDLSLIVGTPGSAH; from the coding sequence ATGCCCAAGCACGTAGACCCGGACGCTCGCCGTCGCCTCGTCGTCGACGCGCTGTTCCGAGTCGTCGTCCGTGAAGGTCTGCATCGCACCTCGCTGCGAGCCGTCGCCGACGAAGCCCAGCTCAACATCGGCTCCCTGCGCCACTACTTCGCCAGCCAGCAGGACCTGATGCGCTTTGCGATGCAGTCGATGCTCGACCGGGCCAGCAGTCGTCTGCTCGAACACGTCGAGCGAATTGGAGACCTGGAAGGCCACCCCCGCCCCGAACAACTCCAGCTCGCAGCCGGGTTCCTGGCCGAGCTACTGCCGCTCGACGAGCAACGCCGCGCCGAGGTCACCGTGTTCCTGGACTTCAACACCGCTGCCCGCACCAACCCGGCCTTCGGCGACCTGTCACGCCAAGCCGCCGAAGGCACGAGATGGCTGATGCGCCGCGTGCTCACCCGGCTGGACGCAGCAGGCACCCTGCGCCCTGGCCTCGACCTCGACCTCGAGTCCGAGCGGCTCACGGCGCTCCTGGACGGGCTCAGCCTTAGCGCCGTCCTGCACCCCGAGATCCTGAACCCGCGGGCATGCATGGATGTGCTGCTCGCGCATCTGGGCGATCTGTCACTGATCGTTGGAACTCCGGGCTCGGCGCACTGA
- a CDS encoding NUDIX domain-containing protein: MYGCLYIRDEHDRPVQLRSVYGSRLWQLPGGNLDAQGEDPLQTAHREAVEETGYRTRTWGRTC, from the coding sequence GTGTACGGCTGCCTGTACATCCGCGACGAACACGACCGGCCAGTCCAACTGCGCTCGGTCTACGGCTCGCGCCTCTGGCAGCTCCCGGGCGGCAACCTCGACGCGCAAGGAGAGGACCCGCTACAAACCGCCCACCGCGAAGCAGTCGAAGAGACCGGCTACCGAACACGCACCTGGGGACGAACCTGCTGA
- a CDS encoding caspase, EACC1-associated type: protein MSPRDDIDFSRSRAILLGTSEYTAGFDGRRPMPAALHSLTEMRKVLTGPCEWPKPRVKELPNQHDSGKLLRTITGLIGDVEDVLLFYYVGHGLPLPENGRYDLGLALTDTDDDPAHRALTSLRLRDLREVLAQNSSARIKILVLDCCSSGIATKYGGPSNNLTAFADRATPVRGAGTYVWAACGHSQETYYEDGEGGLTYFTKSLSEAVREAHDEHTPGATVAHLHDEVRQRLRSIPDVTVAPLPDLHYSGRPDQFLFVRGRAPLPPGRPFAFAPLGDGDPRRIGPYDVMAKLGVGGVGRVYLAFTPARQAVAVKLLRPDLSQDPEFAQRFGREIELARRVRSSHVARVLDADAGASEPWLASSYVCGPSLHELVRENGPMPTRDVLLVTAGIARALEAVQAAGAVHRDLKPANVMLDETGPKVIDFGIAKSVAATLMTRSNVQLGTPAYKSPEQALGRREVTTASDVFTLGATVYFLATGRDAFEAEDPLGLINLIAHEEPDLDVLDDEVRGVVSRCLAKDPAARPTPTEVVQMCADVAGPVASWAYPYIANAGPAINARAAALRALAPPPPPPAPPPPPPTPSPPRTLPEADTEVASRPEQTFTASQLMRAATAAAAVVLCVLAAVLVPKLLHSGNAAAGKDAGASTSTTPGPDASDTYGGGTFTTPGDQPSDSPTDDPTTSKPSTTTIPTTFDPGSLDSVDTDQTPLTSDALLPRTFTDSKGVVYNIASGGVEDCVNGHETSRVQNGLSTNGCRGSVVGTYTDTADHILVVVQVAAMPDATAAAATRAGLRDAATGEWGMWCPPNGPGSQTCEIPTATISQATQAGYIGPTHRYVIHTLALYINASHNDSVKPWVDSAALAASYAAGPQNYTGNR from the coding sequence ATGAGCCCGCGTGACGACATCGACTTCTCCCGTTCCCGGGCGATCCTGCTCGGCACATCCGAGTACACCGCTGGATTCGACGGCCGCCGCCCCATGCCCGCCGCGCTGCACAGCCTCACCGAGATGCGGAAGGTGCTGACCGGCCCCTGTGAATGGCCGAAGCCGCGCGTCAAGGAACTGCCCAACCAGCATGACAGCGGCAAGCTGCTGCGGACGATCACCGGGCTGATCGGCGACGTTGAGGACGTGCTGTTGTTCTACTACGTCGGCCACGGCCTGCCTCTGCCCGAGAACGGCCGCTACGACCTGGGCCTGGCCCTCACCGACACCGATGACGACCCGGCGCATCGTGCACTGACCTCGCTGCGGCTGCGGGACCTGCGGGAAGTGCTCGCCCAGAACAGCAGCGCCCGGATCAAGATCCTGGTTCTGGACTGCTGCAGCTCGGGCATCGCCACCAAGTACGGTGGCCCGAGCAATAACCTCACTGCGTTCGCCGATCGCGCCACCCCGGTACGCGGCGCCGGCACCTATGTGTGGGCGGCGTGCGGTCACTCGCAGGAGACGTACTACGAGGACGGCGAGGGCGGCCTGACGTACTTCACCAAGTCGCTGTCCGAGGCGGTGCGCGAGGCGCACGACGAGCACACGCCGGGTGCGACGGTCGCGCATCTGCACGACGAGGTCCGGCAGCGGCTGCGCAGCATTCCCGACGTGACCGTGGCGCCGCTGCCCGACCTGCACTACAGCGGCCGCCCCGACCAGTTCCTGTTCGTCCGCGGCCGGGCCCCGTTGCCGCCGGGCCGTCCGTTCGCGTTCGCCCCTCTGGGGGACGGCGACCCACGCCGGATCGGCCCGTACGACGTCATGGCGAAACTCGGCGTCGGCGGCGTCGGCCGGGTCTACCTTGCGTTCACACCGGCCCGGCAGGCGGTCGCGGTCAAGCTGCTGCGGCCGGACCTGAGCCAGGACCCGGAGTTCGCGCAGCGGTTCGGCCGGGAGATCGAGCTGGCCCGGCGGGTACGCAGCAGCCATGTCGCCCGGGTGCTCGACGCGGATGCGGGCGCGTCCGAGCCGTGGCTCGCCAGTTCGTACGTGTGCGGTCCCTCGCTGCACGAACTCGTGCGGGAGAACGGCCCAATGCCGACCCGCGACGTGCTGCTGGTCACCGCCGGGATCGCCCGAGCGCTGGAGGCCGTGCAGGCGGCGGGCGCCGTGCATCGCGACCTCAAGCCGGCCAACGTGATGCTGGACGAGACCGGTCCGAAGGTCATCGACTTCGGCATCGCCAAGTCCGTCGCGGCAACCTTGATGACGCGCTCCAACGTGCAGTTAGGCACCCCGGCCTACAAGTCGCCGGAACAGGCACTCGGGCGCCGTGAGGTCACCACCGCCTCGGACGTGTTCACACTCGGCGCCACGGTCTACTTCCTCGCCACCGGGCGCGATGCGTTCGAAGCCGAGGACCCGCTCGGCCTGATCAACCTCATCGCGCACGAGGAACCGGACCTGGACGTCCTGGACGACGAGGTGCGCGGTGTCGTCAGCCGCTGCCTGGCCAAAGACCCGGCGGCCCGGCCCACGCCGACTGAGGTCGTCCAGATGTGCGCGGACGTCGCCGGGCCGGTCGCCAGCTGGGCGTACCCGTACATCGCCAACGCCGGGCCCGCGATCAACGCGCGGGCCGCCGCACTGCGGGCGCTGGCACCACCGCCCCCGCCCCCGGCTCCGCCCCCGCCCCCGCCAACACCGTCACCGCCACGGACCTTGCCGGAGGCGGACACGGAAGTCGCCTCGCGGCCCGAACAGACCTTCACCGCCAGCCAGTTGATGAGAGCCGCCACCGCTGCCGCCGCCGTGGTGCTGTGCGTGCTCGCCGCGGTCCTGGTGCCGAAGCTGCTGCACAGCGGCAATGCGGCGGCCGGCAAGGATGCAGGGGCGAGCACCTCGACGACCCCGGGTCCCGACGCGTCCGACACGTACGGCGGGGGCACGTTCACCACGCCGGGCGACCAGCCGTCGGACTCGCCCACGGACGACCCGACCACCAGCAAGCCCTCCACCACGACCATCCCGACCACGTTCGACCCCGGATCGCTCGACTCCGTCGACACCGACCAGACGCCGCTGACGTCGGATGCGCTGCTCCCGCGGACGTTCACCGACTCCAAGGGCGTCGTGTACAACATCGCGAGTGGCGGTGTGGAGGACTGCGTCAACGGGCACGAGACCAGCAGGGTCCAAAATGGGCTGAGCACCAACGGGTGCCGTGGCTCTGTGGTCGGGACGTACACCGATACAGCGGACCACATCCTGGTGGTGGTCCAGGTGGCGGCGATGCCAGACGCGACCGCCGCGGCCGCCACCCGCGCAGGCTTGAGAGACGCGGCCACCGGTGAATGGGGCATGTGGTGTCCGCCGAACGGCCCGGGCTCGCAGACCTGCGAGATTCCCACCGCGACGATCAGCCAGGCCACACAGGCCGGCTACATCGGGCCTACGCATCGGTACGTTATCCATACACTCGCGCTCTATATCAACGCGTCGCACAACGACTCGGTCAAGCCGTGGGTGGACTCGGCGGCGCTGGCAGCCTCCTACGCCGCCGGGCCCCAGAACTACACCGGGAACCGTTAG
- a CDS encoding effector-associated constant component EACC1: MTVELRVSVDGGGQLEDLREWMGGLPGVAVRAVPRSPERNSQGTVWDFLSLVCATGGPLVAGVRALQMWIEARVTVVKVEVGDRRFTLTGTNARALLPQVVEAARALEAGATAPRDPGSGPAEPERRTPAAGASDEPA, encoded by the coding sequence ATGACGGTCGAACTACGCGTCAGCGTTGACGGGGGCGGCCAGCTGGAGGACCTGCGCGAGTGGATGGGTGGGCTCCCGGGCGTCGCGGTACGTGCCGTGCCCCGCTCGCCGGAGCGCAACAGCCAGGGCACGGTGTGGGACTTCCTGTCCCTGGTGTGCGCGACCGGCGGTCCGCTGGTCGCCGGGGTGCGGGCGCTCCAGATGTGGATCGAGGCCCGGGTGACGGTGGTCAAGGTCGAGGTCGGCGACCGCCGGTTCACGCTGACCGGGACGAACGCCCGGGCTCTCCTGCCGCAGGTCGTGGAGGCGGCTCGGGCGCTGGAGGCGGGCGCTACGGCCCCGCGTGACCCGGGGTCCGGCCCGGCGGAGCCGGAGCGCCGCACCCCCGCGGCGGGGGCTTCCGATGAGCCCGCGTGA
- a CDS encoding ATP-binding protein has protein sequence MTASADHLKAMLNAHAAGDDDRFYSTALQVAAKSARQGHTRLAAELREVIEASRAEKIGRQPTPIPVVQPRGELASLITADYPATQLSDMTLAESTQAALEKVLHEQRQRGRLERFGFVPVHRLLLSGPPGTGKSMTAAALARELGLPLFTIRLDGLMSRFMGETAAKLRLVFDAAAQTRAVYLFDEFDALGANRASSNDVGEARRINEVRQTVVGGREMMHIAFTCQGCPEAGPGRAWWPP, from the coding sequence GTGACGGCGAGCGCCGATCATCTCAAGGCGATGCTGAATGCACACGCGGCCGGCGACGACGACCGCTTCTACAGTACTGCGCTGCAGGTGGCGGCGAAGTCTGCGCGCCAGGGGCACACGCGCCTGGCTGCTGAACTCCGGGAGGTCATTGAGGCCTCGCGAGCGGAGAAGATCGGCCGCCAGCCCACGCCGATTCCAGTGGTGCAGCCGCGTGGTGAGCTGGCAAGTCTGATCACTGCCGACTACCCCGCCACACAGCTGTCCGATATGACCCTTGCGGAGAGTACCCAGGCGGCTCTGGAGAAAGTGCTGCATGAACAGCGCCAGCGTGGCCGGCTGGAGCGTTTCGGCTTCGTGCCTGTGCACCGGCTGCTGCTGTCCGGCCCCCCGGGAACCGGCAAGAGCATGACCGCAGCCGCGCTCGCCCGTGAGCTCGGTCTTCCGCTGTTCACCATCCGGCTGGACGGGCTGATGAGCCGGTTCATGGGGGAGACCGCCGCAAAGCTCCGCCTCGTCTTCGACGCCGCCGCACAGACCCGGGCCGTCTACCTCTTCGACGAGTTCGATGCGCTGGGAGCGAACCGCGCCAGCAGCAACGATGTCGGAGAGGCACGCCGTATCAATGAGGTCCGTCAAACAGTAGTCGGTGGCCGGGAAATGATGCACATCGCGTTCACCTGCCAGGGATGCCCGGAAGCCGGGCCGGGACGGGCATGGTGGCCGCCCTGA
- the tgmC gene encoding ATP-grasp peptide maturase system methyltransferase, giving the protein MSTSGDLETDAAGLRAHLARSLTEQGLGEEWTRAVATVPRHRFVPGFYLPADERDGQGLTVWEPVTAELDYGRWLAAAYSDTTLITQFDSDEPDWKNPQVRHGGAPTSSSTLPSLVVRMWADAEVTEGHTVLEIGTGTGYSTALACERLGSADVTSIEVDPHRLEQAADALYASGYTPTLAVADGLYGYWPEATFDRIVAACSFRAVPPALLAQARPGGKILLTLSGWLYGYARVLLTVNGNHAAEGQLLGGTVSFMSARTHAAPAFGNPAHWAAGLPQKARTARHSPERITAATEEAFHLRFLAQCAAPDTQMTTVGETVHLVDVVTGSAATLAPTEGRWEVREGGPVRLWERIERVLSTYDEAGRPGPETFTLHVYDGGQHLRHPQMPGLPLPRP; this is encoded by the coding sequence GTGAGCACGAGCGGCGACCTGGAGACCGACGCAGCCGGCCTGCGGGCCCACCTGGCCCGCTCCCTCACCGAGCAGGGCCTGGGCGAGGAGTGGACGCGGGCGGTGGCCACGGTGCCCAGGCACCGGTTCGTGCCGGGCTTCTACCTGCCCGCCGACGAACGCGACGGGCAAGGCCTGACGGTGTGGGAGCCGGTCACCGCCGAACTCGACTATGGCCGCTGGCTGGCCGCCGCGTACTCCGACACCACGCTCATCACCCAGTTCGACAGCGACGAACCCGACTGGAAGAACCCGCAGGTACGGCACGGCGGGGCCCCCACCTCCTCCTCCACCCTGCCGTCGCTCGTGGTGCGGATGTGGGCGGACGCCGAAGTCACCGAGGGGCACACGGTGCTGGAGATCGGCACCGGCACCGGCTACTCCACCGCCCTCGCGTGCGAACGCCTCGGCTCCGCCGATGTCACCTCCATCGAGGTCGACCCCCACCGGCTGGAGCAGGCCGCCGACGCGCTGTACGCCAGCGGGTACACCCCCACCCTGGCCGTGGCGGACGGGCTGTACGGCTACTGGCCCGAGGCCACGTTCGACCGGATCGTGGCCGCCTGCTCCTTCCGCGCCGTGCCGCCCGCCCTGCTGGCACAGGCCCGGCCGGGCGGGAAGATCCTGCTCACCCTCTCGGGCTGGCTCTACGGTTACGCCCGCGTCCTGCTGACCGTGAACGGCAACCACGCCGCTGAGGGCCAACTGCTGGGCGGCACCGTGTCGTTCATGTCCGCCCGTACGCACGCGGCGCCGGCGTTCGGCAACCCCGCCCACTGGGCCGCCGGCCTGCCGCAGAAGGCCCGGACCGCGCGGCACAGCCCCGAGCGGATCACGGCCGCGACCGAGGAAGCCTTTCACCTGCGGTTCCTCGCCCAATGCGCCGCACCGGACACGCAGATGACGACGGTCGGCGAGACGGTGCACCTGGTCGACGTGGTCACCGGCTCCGCCGCCACCCTCGCCCCGACCGAGGGCCGCTGGGAGGTCCGCGAGGGCGGCCCGGTAAGGCTGTGGGAGCGGATCGAGCGCGTGCTGTCCACCTACGACGAGGCGGGCCGGCCGGGGCCGGAGACGTTCACCCTGCACGTCTACGACGGCGGGCAGCACCTGCGGCACCCGCAGATGCCCGGCCTGCCGCTGCCCAGGCCCTGA